One Halobacterium wangiae genomic window, TCTCCTCCTGGCCGATGCTCGTGCACATGATGACGTGTGCGCCGGCGTCGAACTCCTTGATCTCGGAGGTCGCCTCGATGCCGTCGCGGATGGGCATCACGATGTCCATCATCACGAGGTCGGGGTCGTACTCCTTGTACATCTCCACTGCCTCGACCCCGTTCTCGGCCTCGTCCGCGATCTCGAACTCCTCTTCGAGAATCTCGCGGAGTAGGTTCCGCATAAACTCTGAGTCGTCCACAAGTAGGACCTGCTTCGCCATGGTTCACCCCTTTGGAGAAGGGGCTAATAAAGCCTCGTCACCGATTATCAGTGCTGATTGTCCTCGCTCTCGTCGTCCGACACCGCGGCGATGAGCCGGTCGATGTCGAGCCACAG contains:
- the cheY gene encoding chemotaxis protein CheY, with the translated sequence MAKQVLLVDDSEFMRNLLREILEEEFEIADEAENGVEAVEMYKEYDPDLVMMDIVMPIRDGIEATSEIKEFDAGAHVIMCTSIGQEEKMKKAVKAGADGYITKPFQKPSVMDAISDVLTA